From the Lathyrus oleraceus cultivar Zhongwan6 chromosome 4, CAAS_Psat_ZW6_1.0, whole genome shotgun sequence genome, one window contains:
- the LOC127138072 gene encoding uncharacterized protein LOC127138072: MGINVEWTGYNYNFVNVYASCNVLLRRTMWINLIKVMSMKSEEKWFLGGDFNVDTRKEERLGKWGNGGESRMEEFRSFIEDMKFNDMSCIGGKFTWFNGCGNAMRRLDKFLLSDNPVDLWKITTQRIGQRDISNHYPIWLKSCSRDWGSKPFRFNNYQVGLKGKHVEEQIKADVAERRGQEHPFFHNSLKERYIRNFLNLVDAEGGRVKDVKETKNVVKSQFEAFFKEPCYKGPVPDGIKFNELNDSDKQLIEMELFGEEIKEAIWSWDGDKSVGPDDFSFELLKKGTLNVFLNTNIFV; the protein is encoded by the exons ATGGGAATCAATGTGGAGTGGACGGGTTATAATTACAACTTTGTTAATGTTTATGCCTCCTGCAATGTGTTGCTCAGGAGAACAATGTGGATAAATCTGATAAAGGTAATGAGTATGAAGAGTGAGGAAAAGTGGTTCTTAGGAGGAGATTTCAATGTTGATACTCGTAAAGAAGAGAGATTAGGCAAATGGGGGAATGGCGGGGAGAGTAGGATGGAGGAGTTTCGTAGTTTCATTGAAGATATGAAGTTCAATGATATGTCGTGTATTGGAGGAAAGTTTACATGGTTCAACGGCTGCGGAAATGCGATGAGAAGATTAGACAAATTTTTGTTGTCTGATAATCCAGTTGACTTATGGAAGATTACGACTCAGAGGATAGGCCAGAGAGATATTTCGAATCACTATCCTATTTGGCTAAAATCGTGTTCTAGAGATTGGGGATCAAAACCTTTTCGTTTCAACAATT ATCAAGTTGGATTAAAAGGAAAGCATGTTGAGGAACAAATTAAGGCAGATGTGGCTGAAAGAAGGGGACAAGAACACCCATTTTTTCATAACTCCTTGAAAGAGAGATACATAAGGAACTTTCTTAACTTGGTGGATGCGGAAGGGGGTAGAGTGAAGGATGTGAAAGAAACCAAGAATGTTGTTAAGAGCCAGTTTGAAGCCTTCTTCAAGGAGCCTTGCTACAAAGGACCAGTTCCTGATGGTATAAAGTTTAATGAACTTAATGATTCTGATAAACAACTTATCGAAATGGAGTTATTTGGGGAAGAAATCAAAGAAGCTATTTGGAGTTGGGATGGTGATAAAAGTGTAGGTCCTGATGACTTTAGCTTCGAGCTTTTAAAGAAAGGAACCCTCAATGTCTTTCTGAATACAAACATATTTGTTTAG
- the LOC127076334 gene encoding linoleate 9S-lipoxygenase, translating to MTPLLKGTVVLVQKNSLHFNAHSAAQKFRGFIESVIDAPDDIDDSILDTVDSFLSNSVALRLISASNSDENGQGKVGKQTFLEGVLTSIPTLEDKQTAFNILFEWDHNMGIPGAFYIENFKQDEFFLVSLTLEDVPKHGNLNFVCNSWVYNVEKYKTERIFFTNKTYIPNETPFPLVYYIHEELKTLRGDGTGERQVWERIYDYDVYNDLGEPDKDDTLARPILGGSSTLPYPRRGRTGRKPTEKDPKSESRSGYFYIPRDELLGHVESSDFLVDVFKLVSQNVIPQVRSLDQPEFNTFEDVLSLFYGESSNFSVPKVIQVDHSAWMTDEEFAREMIAGVNPNVIEKLSEFPPESKVDRQLYGDNTTTITKEQLEANMDGVNVEQAIQNNRLYILDHYDSLFPFLRKINATGAKAYATRTILFLQDDGTLKPLAIELSIPHPKGDIFGPVSKVYLPATEGVEASIWLLAKAYVVVNDSCYHQLISHWLHTHAVVEPFIIATNRHLSVVHPIHKLLLPHYRNTMNINAGARNTLISAAGIIESTYLLGKYTMEMSAVVYKDWVFTQAGLPTDLIKRGVAVKDASSPYGLRLLIEDYPYAVDGLEIWAAIKSWVEEYVNFYYKSDATIVHDSQLQAFWKEVVEVGHGDLKNATWWFKMQTRAELIEACSILIWIASTLHASVNFGQYPYGGYIVNRPTKSRRFMPEEGSPEYEELAKDYEKAYLSTITPKNETLLNMTVMEVLSTHVSDEQYLGHRIEGDLWTSDSQPIEAYKRFGTKLAEIEKKLIERNNDETLRNRYGPVKMPYTILYPSSEAGLTFRGIPNSISI from the exons ATGACTCCATTACTGAAAGGAACTGTGGTGTTGGTGCAAAAGAATTCGTTGCACTTTAACGCTCACTCAGCGGCTCAAAAGTTCCGCGGTTTCATAGAAAGTGTTATCGATGCTCCTGATGACATCGACGATTCTATACTTGATACCGTCGATTCTTTTTTGAGCAACTCTGTAGCTCTCAGATTGATTAGTGCTTCAAACAGTGATG AAAATGGGCAGGGAAAGGTGGGAAAGCAAACATTTTTGGAAGGTGTTCTCACTTCCATACCAACATTGGAAGACAAACAAACTGCTTTCAATATTCTTTTTGAATGGGACCATAACATGGGAATTCCCGGAGCTTTTTATATTGAGAATTTTAAGCAAGATGAATTCTTTCTTGTGAGTTTGACACTTGAAGATGTTCCAAAACATGGAAACTTAAACTTTGTTTGCAACTCATGGGTTTACAATGTGGAAAAGTACAAAACTGAAAGAATATTCTTTACCAACAAG ACATACATCCCAAATGAAACACCGTTTCCGTTAGTGTACTATATACATGAAGAATTGAAGACTTTAAGAGGAGATGGAACGGGGGAGCGTCAGGTATGGGAAAGAATATATGATTACGATGTTTACAACGATTTGGGCGAACCAGACAAAGATGATACCTTGGCTCGTCCGATTCTTGGGGGATCAAGCACCTTGCCTTACCCTCGAAGGGGTAGAACTGGCAGGAAACCTACTGAGAAAG ATCCAAAGAGTGAGAGTCGGAGTGGCTATTTTTACATACCTAGAGATGAATTACTTGGTCACGTGGAATCGTCAGACTTTCTTGTTGATGTATTCAAATTAGTATCTCAAAATGTCATACCTCAGGTAAGATCCCTGGATCAACCCGAGTTTAACACGTTTGAAGATGTGCTCTCGCTTTTCTACGGTGAATCAAGTAACTTCTCGGTGCCAAAAGTGATTCAAG TGGATCATTCTGCATGGATGACTGATGAGGAATTTGCAAGGGAGATGATTGCTGGTGTGAATCCAAATGTCATCGAAAAACTTTCG GAGTTTCCACCAGAGAGCAAGGTAGATAGGCAACTCTATGGTGATAATACCACCACAATAACCAAAGAACAGTTGGAGGCAAACATGGATGGGGTCAATGTAGAACAAGCTATACAAAACAATAGATTGTATATACTTGATCATTATGACTCACTATTTCCATTTTTAAGGAAAATAAATGCAACTGGGGCAAAGGCATATGCTACAAGGACCATTCTTTTCTTGCAAGATGATGGAACTTTGAAGCCATTGGCCATTGAACTAAGTATACCACATCCTAAAGGTGATATTTTCGGTCCTGTTAGTAAAGTTTACTTGCCTGCAACTGAAGGTGTTGAGGCTTCAATTTGGCTCCTTGCCAAAGCTTATGTTGTTGTAAATGACTCATGTTATCACCAACTTATCAGCCATTG GCTACACACTCATGCAGTTGTTGAGCCATTCATCATAGCAACTAACAGGCATCTTAGTGTGGTTCATCCTATTCATAAACTTTTACTTCCACACTACCGCAACACAATGAACATAAATGCCGGTGCGCGAAATACTTTGATCAGTGCAGCGGGCATTATAGAGTCAACATACTTGTTGGGAAAGTATACTATGGAAATGTCTGCTGTTGTCTACAAAGATTGGGTTTTCACTCAAGCAGGACTACCTACTGATCTAATCAAAAG AGGAGTAGCTGTTAAGGATGCATCTTCTCCATACGGGCTTCGCCTTCTGATAGAGGACTACCCTTATGCTGTTGATGGACTAGAGATATGGGCTGCTATTAAGTCATGGGTTGAAGAATATGTGAATTTCTACTACAAGTCTGATGCAACTATTGTACATGATTCTCAACTACAAGCATTTTGGAAAGAAGTTGTAGAAGTGGGACATGGTGACTTGAAGAATGCAACATGGTGGTTTAAGATGCAAACTCGTGCAGAATTGATTGAAGCTTGTAGCATTCTCATATGGATTGCTTCGACGCTTCATGCATCGGTTAACTTTGGACAATATCCATACGGAGGATACATAGTGAATCGACCAACTAAAAGCAGAAGATTCATGCCTGAAGAAGGATCTCCTGAATACGAAGAGCTCGCTAAGGACTACGAGAAGGCGTATTTGAGTACAATCACACCAAAGAATGAAACTCTTTTGAACATGACAGTTATGGAGGTATTGTCAACGCATGTTTCCGATGAGCAATACCTCGGACACAGAATCGAAGGTGATCTTTGGACTTCTGATTCACAGCCAATAGAGGCGTACAAGAGGTTTGGAACAAAGTTGGCTGAAATTGAGAAAAAGCTCATTGAAAGGAACAATGATGAGACATTGAGAAACCGATATGGGCCTGTGAAGATGCCATACACTATACTTTATCCTTCCAGTGAAGCAGGATTGACTTTTAGAGGCATTCCCAACAGTATCTCTATCTAA
- the LOC127138073 gene encoding PI-PLC X domain-containing protein At5g67130 — MPKKGDDWPTVTEMVQANHRLIVFTSDASKEAQEGIAYQWKHIVENESGDPGVQKDSCPHRKESKALNSEGASLFLMNYFPTYPVQADLCKERSAPLAEMVNTCYKAAGNVVPNVIAVSFYMRSDGGGVFDIVDKINGHSLCGCGTVAACQAGVAGLKKNYSQSFIEFAVTQSAM; from the exons ATGCCAAAAAAAGGAGATGACTGGCCTACTGTAACCGAGATGGTTCAAGCAAATCATCGGCTTATTGTTTTCACTTCTGATGCTTCGAAGGAAGCTCAAGAAGGAATAGCTTATCAATGGAAACACATTGTTGAAAATGAGTCTGGAGACCCCGGAGTTCAAAAGGATTCTTGCCCACATAGGAAAGAATCAAAGGCATTAAACTCTGAAGGTGCATCGCTTTTCTTGATGAATTACTTTCCAACGTATCCGGTTCAAGCTGACTTGTGCAAAGAGCGTTCCGCTCCACTCGCTGAGATGGTGAACACATGTTATAAAGCTGCAGGGAATGTGGTTCCTAACGTCATAGCTGTTAGCTTTTACATGAGGAGTGACGGCGGTGGTGTTTTTGATATTGTGGATAAAATAAATGGCCACTCATTATGTGGATGTGGTACAGTTGCTGCTTGCCAGGCAGGTGTCGCAGGACTAAAAAAAAACTACTCC CAATCTTTTATCGAGTTTGCAGTTACGCAAAGTGCCATGTAG
- the LOC127138071 gene encoding uncharacterized protein LOC127138071: MSALVNGSLTVDFKMERGLWKGYSLSPFLFVMAMEGLTSMMDKVVETGEYNGFKINDKVSIEILQFFYDTIIMGDENINNLWSIKDILRGFKMIFGLSVKCCKSRIYRTNVSDWLVEPASNFLSCKTEEIPLKLLGIWVGSSPRRLKLWKKFINIIRTRLRSSKGRSLLLGGKFVLINSVMNSLPTYTLSFYKVPYKFLKENCSILSKFLWCGLEEKKLIHCIKWEQVYKSK; encoded by the coding sequence ATGTCGGCGTTGGTGAATGGGAGCCTTACGGTGGACTTCAAGATGGAAAGAGGGCTTTGGAAAGGATACTCGTTGTCTCCTTTTCTTTTTGTTATGGCCATGGAGGGATTAACTTCTATGATGGATAAAGTTGTGGAAACGGGGGAATATAATGGTTTTAAGATCAATGATAAAGTTTCCATTGAGATCTTGCAATTTTTCTACGATACCATTATTATGGGGGATGAGAATATTAATAATCTTTGGAGTATTAAGGACATTTTAAGAGGCTTCAAGATGATATTTGGCTTGAGTGTGAAATGTTGTAAAAGCAGAATATATCGTACCAATGTTAGCGATTGGTTGGTAGAGCCTGCCTCAAACTTCCTTTCGTGCAAGACAGAAGAAATTCCTTTAAAATTGTTGGGAATTTGGGTGGGGAGTAGCCCTAGGAGATTGAAGTTGTGGAAAAAATTTATTAACATTATCAGAACCAGATTAAGATCTTCGAAGGGGAGAAGTCTTTTGTTGGGAGGAAAATTTGTGCTAATCAATTCGGTTATGAATTCACTACCCACTTACACTTTATCTTTCTACAAGGTTCCGTATAAATTCTTGAAAGAGAATTGTAGTATTTTGAGCAAATTTTTGTGGTGTGGTTTAGAGGAAAAGAAACTTATTCATTGTATTAAATGGGAGCAAGTGTACAAATCGAAGTAA